In Zingiber officinale cultivar Zhangliang chromosome 1A, Zo_v1.1, whole genome shotgun sequence, a genomic segment contains:
- the LOC122037949 gene encoding uncharacterized protein At1g01500-like has translation MTVQLPTPVAGERPTSSAISVPSTRRNSLPLIRLPCGDDDPGPLSSSWLEIRLFYVRVSPCASGAAPPFLALSHLRRDRGAALEINNARIPESEPTTIHLRRNRADRDAADVTYISTDVVRLIGAIDFEVSDDQGNLMLCGSLDRMDAPWSNGAIGFDHHRLQTSDRDPKAGWSMDCYLAASIGSSVFMQPSKSGLQLSPSIEVYVAGCFAAVPLILTQTIQLSPRWGSVRLATLGAIPEDEEATDGEPAKDYGLESHKSSPASTVAEKEPNEYNPTMAVKHSYHGGWYSDEDGQLSWFNAGVRVGLGIGLGMCVGVGIGVGLLMNSYQATTRSFKRRFF, from the exons ATGACGGTTCAACTTCCGACGCCGGTGGCAGGGGAACGGCCCACCTCCTCGGCCATCTCCGTCCCTTCTACCCGCCGGAATTCCCTTCCCTTAATCCGTTTGCCCTGCGGCGATGATGACCCTGGTCCGCTTTCTTCTTCCTGGCTCGAGATACGTCTGTTTTACGTCCGTGTCTCCCCTTGCGCCTCCGGTGCCGCCCCGCCCTTCCTCGCCCTCTCGCACCTCCGCCGCGATCGGGGTGCTGCCCTCGAGATCAACAACGCGCGCATCCCCGAATCCGAGCCCACGACCATCCACCTCCGGCGCAACCGCGCCGATCGTGATGCGGCCGATGTGACGTACATCAGTACCGATGTCGTTCGTCTTATTGGAGCTATCGATTTCGAGGTAAGTGATGATCAGGGCAATCTCATGCTATGTGGCTCGCTGGACAGGATGGACGCACCGTGGAGCAACGGAGCGATTGGGTTCGACCATCATCGGTTACAAACATCAGATAGAGATCCCAAGGCAGGATGGAGCATGGATTGCTACTTAGCAGCATCAATCGGGTCTTCTGTTTTCATGCAGCCTTCGAAGTCTGGGCTACAATTATCTCCCTCCATCGAGGTCTATGTTGCCGGGTGTTTTGCTGCTGTTCCTTTGATTCTCACGCAGACTATTCAGCTCAGTCCCAGATGGGGGTCTGTTAGGTTGGCAACATTGGGCGCAATTCCAGAGGATGAAGAAGCAACAGATGGGGAGCCAGCGAAGGACTATGGCTTAGAATCTCATAAAAGTTCGCCAGCATCAACG GTGGCAGAGAAAGAACCCAATGAATACAATCCAACTATGGCCGTCAAACACAGCTATCATGGCGGTTGGTATTCAGATGAGGATGGACAACTATCATGGTTTAATGCAGGAGTTAGAGTTGGCCTTGGAATAGGCCTGGGAATGTGTGTCGGGGTAGGGATTGGGGTCGGACTCCTCATGAACTCGTACCAGGCAACTACCAGAAGTTTCAAGAGGCGTTTCTTCTGA